The Diaphorobacter ruginosibacter genome contains a region encoding:
- a CDS encoding TOBE domain-containing protein, giving the protein MQTNHREPSFVEALGHVQSDRRIDILRQIGELGSISKAARAVGVSYKAAWQAVDTLTNLAGVALLDRAVGGRGGGGARLTDAGVQLLAAAQALKIARSDAVQHMQERPALPAGAAQRLAVRTSMRNQWPCVVRDMDVQGQIVRVVLEGAASPEFHVCARITRESAELLGLQNGVAVQALCKATAVHAQALPTGGPVEAYGVNRWSGSVTRVSRGGLGDEVSATLGTGLQIVGFSEPGAGLRARSRVVLKVDESAVVLALS; this is encoded by the coding sequence ATGCAGACAAATCACCGCGAACCCTCCTTTGTGGAAGCCCTGGGGCATGTGCAGTCGGACCGGCGCATCGACATTCTTCGGCAGATCGGCGAACTGGGCTCCATCTCCAAGGCCGCGCGCGCCGTGGGCGTGAGCTACAAGGCGGCCTGGCAGGCCGTGGATACGCTCACCAATCTGGCGGGCGTGGCCTTGCTCGACCGTGCCGTGGGTGGCCGAGGCGGCGGCGGTGCACGCCTCACCGATGCGGGCGTGCAGCTCCTGGCGGCGGCGCAGGCGCTCAAGATCGCCCGCAGCGACGCGGTGCAGCACATGCAGGAACGGCCCGCGCTGCCGGCCGGGGCGGCGCAGCGACTGGCTGTGCGCACCAGCATGCGCAACCAGTGGCCCTGCGTGGTCAGGGACATGGATGTGCAGGGGCAGATCGTGCGCGTCGTGCTCGAAGGCGCGGCGTCGCCCGAGTTTCACGTCTGCGCGCGTATCACGCGCGAGAGCGCCGAGTTGCTGGGCCTTCAGAACGGCGTGGCCGTGCAGGCACTGTGCAAGGCCACCGCGGTGCACGCGCAGGCCCTGCCGACCGGCGGGCCGGTGGAGGCCTACGGTGTGAACCGCTGGAGCGGCTCCGTGACGCGCGTCTCGCGCGGGGGATTGGGCGACGAGGTCTCGGCCACGCTCGGCACGGGCCTGCAGATCGTGGGATTCTCCGAGCCGGGCGCGGGCCTGCGGGCTCGCTCCCGCGTGGTCCTGAAGGTGGACGAGTCGGCGGTGGTTCTTGCGCTCAGTTGA
- a CDS encoding ABC transporter substrate-binding protein yields the protein MKKTTLKALVCALGAMGLASAAVQAQEKVKIGFITDMSSLYADVEGKNGAVAVQMAIDDFGGKALGQPIEMVSADHQNKADIAASKAREWIDTAGVTMLFGGTNSGTALAAAKVAQEKKRVYFNSGAGSAALTNEQCSPYTVHYAYDTVALAKGTGGAVVERGGKSWFFLTADYAFGHSLEADTSAVIKAKGGTIAGSVKHPLNASDFSSFLLQAQNSKAQVLGLANAGGDFINSVKAAKEFGINKSMKTAGLLVFLSDIHSLGLKNTEGLLHTTSWYWDKDDASRAFAKKFFDKTKRMPTDIHAADYSATMNYLKAVAAVKTTDADKVMAYLKSTPINDFYAKGVIRPDGRFAHDMYLVEVKKAADSKKPWDYLNVLQTLPADTVWTTKAESKCTLWK from the coding sequence ATGAAGAAGACAACTCTCAAGGCTCTGGTATGCGCTCTGGGCGCAATGGGCTTGGCATCTGCCGCCGTGCAGGCGCAGGAAAAGGTGAAGATCGGCTTCATTACCGACATGTCCAGCCTCTACGCCGACGTGGAAGGCAAGAACGGTGCCGTGGCCGTGCAGATGGCCATTGACGACTTCGGTGGCAAGGCCCTGGGCCAGCCGATCGAGATGGTCTCCGCAGACCACCAGAACAAGGCCGACATCGCCGCCTCCAAGGCGCGTGAATGGATCGACACCGCCGGCGTGACCATGCTGTTCGGTGGCACCAACTCCGGTACGGCACTGGCCGCTGCCAAGGTGGCGCAGGAAAAGAAGCGCGTGTACTTCAACAGTGGTGCGGGCTCCGCGGCCCTGACCAACGAGCAATGCAGCCCGTACACCGTGCACTACGCATACGACACCGTGGCGCTGGCCAAGGGCACCGGCGGTGCGGTGGTGGAGCGCGGCGGCAAGAGCTGGTTCTTCCTGACGGCCGACTATGCCTTCGGTCATTCGCTGGAAGCCGACACCTCGGCCGTCATCAAGGCCAAGGGCGGCACGATCGCCGGTTCGGTCAAGCATCCGCTGAATGCGTCGGATTTCTCGTCGTTCCTGCTGCAGGCACAGAACTCCAAGGCACAGGTCCTGGGCCTGGCCAATGCCGGTGGCGACTTCATCAACTCGGTGAAGGCGGCCAAGGAATTCGGCATCAACAAGAGCATGAAGACCGCCGGCCTGCTGGTGTTCCTGTCGGACATCCATTCGCTGGGCCTGAAGAACACCGAAGGTCTGCTGCACACCACCAGCTGGTACTGGGACAAGGACGATGCATCGCGCGCCTTCGCCAAGAAGTTCTTCGACAAGACCAAGCGCATGCCCACGGACATCCACGCGGCCGACTACTCCGCGACGATGAACTACCTCAAGGCGGTTGCCGCGGTGAAGACCACGGACGCCGACAAGGTCATGGCCTACCTGAAGAGCACTCCGATCAACGACTTCTACGCCAAGGGCGTGATCCGTCCGGATGGCCGCTTTGCACACGACATGTACCTCGTCGAAGTGAAGAAGGCTGCCGACTCCAAGAAGCCATGGGACTACCTGAACGTGCTGCAGACACTGCCGGCCGACACGGTGTGGACCACCAAGGCCGAGTCCAAGTGCACGCTCTGGAAGTAA
- the modC gene encoding molybdenum ABC transporter ATP-binding protein — MNQPSHTTAQRLRASFTLARASFQLDVDLDLPGHGVTALFGPSGCGKTSCLRAMAGLERAGGSMVVNDEVWQDDARRIWLPTHRRRLGYVFQEASLFPHLDVRRNIAYGMRRTPAAERRVALEQAVDLLGITGMMDRRPDTLSGGERQRVAIARALAASPHVLLMDEPLAALDAQRKLEVLPYLDRLHQSLDIPIIYVSHSPDEVARLASHMVLMESGRVLASGPTETLMSRLDLPLAHGDTASALVVATVAGYDRADQLLTLHSQAGPLHLPTAREHAVGDVLRVRIMAREVSLTRSPAKDSSVLNTLPARIASITDEGPGQMLVELDASGTTLLARITRRSCRQLGLAVGEAIHAQIKAVLLLD; from the coding sequence ATGAACCAGCCCAGCCACACCACAGCCCAACGCCTGCGCGCGTCCTTCACGCTTGCGCGGGCGAGCTTCCAGCTCGATGTCGACCTGGACCTGCCGGGCCATGGCGTGACCGCGCTGTTCGGCCCCTCGGGCTGCGGCAAGACCAGTTGCCTGCGCGCGATGGCGGGCCTTGAGCGCGCAGGCGGCAGCATGGTCGTGAACGACGAGGTGTGGCAGGACGACGCACGCCGCATCTGGCTGCCGACGCACCGACGCCGGCTGGGCTATGTGTTCCAGGAAGCCAGCCTGTTCCCCCACCTGGACGTGCGGCGCAACATCGCCTACGGCATGCGCCGCACGCCCGCTGCCGAACGGCGCGTGGCGCTCGAGCAGGCCGTCGATCTGCTGGGCATTACCGGGATGATGGATCGCCGGCCCGACACGCTCTCCGGAGGCGAACGCCAGCGCGTGGCCATCGCCCGCGCGCTGGCCGCGAGCCCCCATGTGCTGCTGATGGACGAGCCGCTCGCGGCACTCGACGCCCAGCGCAAGCTCGAGGTGCTGCCGTACCTGGACCGGCTGCACCAGTCGCTCGACATCCCCATCATCTATGTGAGCCATTCGCCCGACGAAGTCGCGCGCCTGGCCTCGCACATGGTGCTGATGGAGTCCGGCCGCGTACTGGCAAGCGGCCCCACCGAAACACTCATGTCGCGCCTCGACCTGCCCCTGGCCCATGGCGACACGGCCAGCGCACTGGTCGTTGCGACCGTAGCGGGCTACGACCGTGCCGACCAGCTGCTCACGCTGCACAGCCAGGCCGGCCCCCTGCACCTGCCCACGGCCCGTGAACATGCGGTGGGCGATGTTCTGCGCGTGCGCATCATGGCCCGCGAGGTCAGCCTCACACGCTCCCCGGCCAAGGACAGCAGCGTGCTGAACACGCTGCCGGCCCGCATCGCCTCCATCACGGACGAGGGCCCGGGCCAGATGCTGGTCGAGCTCGACGCATCCGGCACGACACTCCTCGCGCGCATCACCCGGCGTTCATGCAGGCAGTTGGGGCTCGCGGTCGGCGAGGCCATCCACGCCCAGATCAAGGCCGTCCTGCTCCTGGATTGA
- a CDS encoding ABC transporter ATP-binding protein, with product MSDFILETSHLTKEFKGFTAVSDVNLSVRRGSIHALIGPNGAGKTTCFNLLTKFLEPTSGTIKFNGQDITREAPAQIARRGVIRSFQISAVFPHLTLMENVRLGLQRQLGNAYHFWQSEKSLDQLNDRAVQLLDEVGLADIADEVTVNLPYGRKRALEIATTLAMEPELMLLDEPTQGMGHEDVDRVTQLIKKVSAGRTILMVEHNMKVVSTIADRITVLQRGAILAEGPYEEVSKNPQVMEAYMGTTDAGQLQGAH from the coding sequence ATGAGCGACTTCATTCTGGAAACATCACACCTCACCAAGGAATTCAAGGGTTTCACCGCTGTCAGCGATGTGAACCTGTCCGTGCGCCGCGGCTCGATCCATGCACTGATCGGCCCCAACGGTGCGGGAAAGACCACCTGCTTCAACCTGCTGACCAAGTTCCTGGAGCCCACCTCGGGCACCATCAAGTTCAATGGTCAGGACATCACCCGTGAAGCGCCCGCGCAGATCGCGCGGCGCGGGGTGATCCGTTCCTTCCAGATCTCGGCCGTCTTTCCCCATCTGACGCTGATGGAGAACGTGCGCCTGGGCCTGCAGCGCCAGCTGGGCAACGCCTATCACTTCTGGCAGAGCGAGAAGAGCCTGGACCAGCTCAACGACCGCGCAGTCCAACTGCTCGATGAGGTGGGCCTTGCCGACATCGCGGATGAGGTCACGGTGAACCTGCCCTACGGCCGCAAACGCGCCCTCGAGATCGCGACCACGCTGGCGATGGAGCCCGAGCTCATGCTGCTCGACGAACCCACGCAGGGCATGGGCCACGAGGACGTGGATCGCGTCACGCAGCTCATCAAGAAGGTCTCCGCGGGGCGCACCATCCTCATGGTGGAGCACAACATGAAAGTGGTGTCCACGATTGCAGACCGCATCACGGTGCTGCAGCGCGGTGCCATCCTGGCCGAAGGGCCCTACGAAGAAGTATCGAAGAACCCGCAAGTGATGGAAGCCTACATGGGCACGACAGACGCCGGGCAACTGCAAGGGGCGCATTGA
- a CDS encoding ABC transporter substrate-binding protein: protein MQRKSKFTALAMVLAAAGLCSQAALAQENKVKIGLITDMSSLYADVEGKNGGVAIQMAIDDFGGKVLGMPIELLTVDHQNKADIAASKAREWIDTQGLTMIFSGTNSGTALALAKIAQEKKRVMINNGAATSALTNENCTPYTVHYAYDTVALAKGTGAAVVDAGGKSWFFLTADYAFGHSLEADTSAIVKAKGGTVVGAVRHPLNASDFSSFLLQAQNSKAQVLGLANAGGDTINSIKAAKEFGIGKSMKLAGLLIFYSDIHSLGLKTTEGMQFTTSWYWDLNDETRKFADKFMAKTNRRPTEIQAADYSATMNYLKAVEAAKTTDADKVMETWRNMKMNDFFGAGQIRPDGRYVHDMYLMQVKAPSESKGTWDYYKLIKKLPGEQVFATKAESKCALWK, encoded by the coding sequence ATGCAGAGGAAGAGCAAGTTCACGGCATTGGCAATGGTGCTCGCGGCAGCGGGCCTGTGTTCGCAGGCAGCGCTCGCGCAGGAGAACAAGGTCAAGATCGGTCTCATCACCGACATGTCCAGTCTCTATGCCGACGTGGAGGGCAAGAACGGTGGCGTCGCGATCCAGATGGCGATCGATGACTTCGGCGGCAAGGTGCTGGGCATGCCCATCGAGTTGCTGACCGTCGATCACCAGAACAAGGCGGACATTGCGGCCTCCAAGGCACGCGAGTGGATCGACACGCAAGGCCTGACGATGATCTTCAGCGGCACCAATTCCGGTACCGCGCTGGCGCTGGCCAAGATCGCCCAGGAAAAGAAGCGCGTGATGATCAACAACGGCGCGGCGACGTCGGCACTCACCAACGAGAACTGCACGCCCTATACCGTGCACTATGCATACGACACCGTCGCCCTGGCCAAGGGAACGGGCGCTGCCGTGGTGGATGCGGGCGGCAAGTCCTGGTTCTTCCTGACTGCGGATTACGCGTTCGGCCATTCGCTGGAGGCGGACACCTCCGCCATCGTGAAGGCCAAGGGCGGCACCGTGGTGGGGGCCGTGCGCCATCCGCTGAACGCGTCGGACTTCTCCTCGTTCCTGCTGCAGGCGCAGAATTCCAAGGCCCAGGTGCTGGGGCTTGCGAATGCGGGCGGCGACACGATCAATTCGATCAAGGCCGCCAAGGAGTTCGGCATCGGCAAGAGCATGAAGCTCGCCGGCCTGCTGATCTTCTACAGCGACATCCACAGCCTGGGCCTGAAGACCACCGAGGGCATGCAGTTCACCACCAGCTGGTACTGGGACCTGAACGACGAGACGCGCAAGTTCGCCGACAAGTTCATGGCCAAGACCAACCGCCGCCCCACGGAGATCCAGGCGGCCGACTACTCGGCCACCATGAACTACCTGAAGGCCGTGGAAGCCGCCAAGACCACCGACGCCGACAAGGTGATGGAGACGTGGCGCAACATGAAGATGAACGATTTCTTCGGTGCGGGCCAGATCCGTCCCGATGGTCGCTACGTTCACGACATGTACCTGATGCAGGTGAAGGCCCCCTCGGAATCGAAAGGTACCTGGGACTACTACAAGCTGATCAAGAAGCTGCCGGGCGAGCAAGTGTTCGCCACCAAGGCCGAGAGCAAGTGCGCTCTCTGGAAATGA
- a CDS encoding ABC transporter ATP-binding protein, with product MSSQPALEIKGLQAWYGESHVLHGVDVVVQPGEVVTLLGRNGAGRTSTMRAIMGLTGSRKGSVKVNGVETIDLPTHRIAHLGVGYCPEERGIFSSLSTEENLMLPPVLKTGRQGMSVDEIYAMFPNLAERRNSQGTRLSGGEQQMLAVARILRTGANLLLLDEISEGLAPVIVQALARMIITLREKGYTVVMVEQNFRFAAPLADRFYVMEHGQIVEKFGASELEAKMPVLNELLGV from the coding sequence ATGAGCAGTCAGCCTGCATTGGAAATCAAGGGGCTTCAGGCCTGGTATGGCGAGTCGCACGTGCTGCACGGTGTCGACGTGGTCGTGCAACCCGGCGAAGTGGTGACGCTGCTCGGGCGCAATGGCGCGGGCCGCACGTCGACCATGCGCGCCATCATGGGCCTCACGGGGTCGCGCAAGGGCTCGGTGAAAGTCAACGGGGTCGAGACCATCGACCTGCCGACGCACCGCATCGCCCACCTCGGCGTGGGCTATTGCCCGGAGGAGCGCGGCATCTTCTCGAGCCTGTCCACGGAAGAAAACCTCATGCTGCCGCCGGTGCTCAAGACCGGACGTCAGGGCATGTCGGTCGATGAGATCTATGCCATGTTCCCCAATCTGGCGGAGCGCCGCAACAGCCAGGGAACACGTCTTTCGGGTGGCGAGCAGCAGATGCTGGCCGTGGCGCGCATCCTGCGCACCGGCGCGAACCTGCTGCTGCTCGATGAAATCTCCGAAGGTCTGGCGCCGGTCATCGTGCAGGCACTCGCCCGCATGATCATCACGCTGCGCGAGAAGGGCTACACGGTGGTCATGGTGGAGCAGAACTTCCGTTTTGCGGCCCCGCTGGCCGATCGTTTCTACGTGATGGAGCACGGCCAGATCGTCGAGAAATTTGGCGCATCGGAGCTGGAGGCCAAGATGCCGGTGCTCAACGAACTGCTGGGCGTCTGA
- a CDS encoding branched-chain amino acid ABC transporter permease: MEIFGVSLPAMLSQLLLGLVNGSFYAILSLGLAVIFGLLNVINFAHGALFMLGALLTWMAMNYFGINYWVMLILSPLIVGVLGVVIERTMLRWIYKLDHLYGLLLTLGLTLIIEGVFRSIYGVSGLGYDTPELLEGATNLGFMMLPNYRAWVVVASIVVCLATWFVIEKTKLGAYLRAGTENPRLVEAFGINVPVMITLTYAFGAALAAFAGVLAAPVYQVTPLMGQNLIIVVFAVVVIGGMGSIMGSILTGLGLGVIEGLTKVFYPEASSTVVFVIMAIVLLIRPAGLFGKEK; encoded by the coding sequence ATGGAAATCTTCGGTGTCTCTTTACCGGCCATGCTGAGCCAGCTCCTCCTGGGGCTGGTCAATGGCTCGTTCTATGCGATCCTCAGTCTGGGCCTGGCCGTGATCTTCGGCCTGCTCAACGTGATCAACTTCGCGCATGGCGCGCTGTTCATGCTTGGGGCGCTGCTCACCTGGATGGCCATGAACTACTTCGGCATCAACTACTGGGTGATGCTGATTCTCTCGCCACTGATCGTGGGGGTGCTGGGCGTGGTGATCGAGCGCACGATGCTGCGCTGGATCTACAAGCTCGACCACCTCTACGGACTGCTGCTCACGCTCGGCCTCACGCTGATCATCGAGGGCGTGTTCCGTTCGATCTACGGCGTCTCTGGCCTGGGCTACGACACTCCCGAACTGCTGGAAGGTGCGACCAACCTCGGCTTCATGATGTTGCCCAACTACCGTGCATGGGTGGTCGTTGCCTCCATCGTGGTGTGCCTGGCAACCTGGTTCGTGATCGAGAAGACCAAGCTCGGCGCCTATCTTCGGGCCGGTACCGAGAACCCGCGCCTCGTCGAAGCCTTCGGCATCAACGTGCCGGTGATGATCACGCTGACCTACGCATTCGGTGCCGCGCTGGCTGCCTTTGCCGGCGTGCTGGCCGCGCCGGTCTACCAGGTGACCCCGCTGATGGGGCAGAACCTCATCATCGTGGTGTTCGCCGTGGTCGTGATCGGCGGCATGGGCTCGATCATGGGCTCCATCCTGACGGGTCTCGGCCTCGGCGTGATCGAGGGCCTGACCAAGGTGTTCTATCCGGAAGCCTCGTCCACCGTGGTGTTCGTCATCATGGCCATCGTTCTGCTCATCCGCCCCGCCGGTCTGTTCGGCAAAGAGAAATAA
- a CDS encoding TRAP transporter small permease subunit, producing the protein MQALLALSRAIDRLNAFIGKYSIWLIFAATLVSAVNAIIRKVFDFSSNGFLEVQWYLFAWSFLIAAGFTLLHREHVRIDVVNSRLSKKTQVWIDIIGFAFFLTPLCVTILYLSWPVVMQMYTSGEMSGNPGGLIRWPVWAAIPVGITLLMLQGISELIKRIAFLTGDGPDPMGKLSDKSAEQELAEVLRAEAERKEAEAAAAMAAPAKH; encoded by the coding sequence ATGCAGGCTTTACTAGCACTATCAAGAGCCATCGACAGGCTCAATGCCTTCATCGGCAAATACTCAATCTGGCTGATTTTTGCCGCCACCCTCGTCAGCGCCGTCAATGCCATCATCCGAAAGGTGTTCGACTTCAGCTCGAACGGCTTCCTGGAAGTCCAGTGGTATCTGTTCGCATGGTCGTTCCTGATCGCCGCCGGCTTCACGCTGCTGCATCGCGAGCATGTGCGCATCGACGTGGTGAACAGCCGCCTGTCGAAGAAGACCCAGGTGTGGATCGACATCATCGGCTTCGCCTTCTTCCTCACGCCGCTGTGCGTGACCATCCTGTACCTGAGCTGGCCGGTGGTCATGCAGATGTACACCTCGGGCGAAATGTCGGGCAACCCCGGCGGCCTGATCCGCTGGCCCGTGTGGGCCGCCATTCCCGTGGGTATCACGCTGCTGATGCTGCAGGGCATCTCCGAACTCATCAAGCGCATCGCCTTCCTGACCGGCGACGGCCCCGACCCCATGGGCAAGCTCTCCGACAAGAGCGCAGAGCAGGAACTGGCCGAGGTGCTGCGCGCCGAAGCCGAACGCAAAGAAGCCGAAGCAGCCGCCGCCATGGCTGCTCCTGCCAAGCACTGA
- the modA gene encoding molybdate ABC transporter substrate-binding protein yields the protein MTSQRTRTTLSLKLIAQAALALALLPAAHAGEVAVAVAANFTAPMQKLGAMFEKQTGNKVVISSGATGKFYAQIVNGAPYDVLLAADDTTPEKLEKEGKAVKGTRYTYAIGQLVLWSPRDNYVDSEGKVLNTQFDHIAIANPKLAPYGAAAMEALDRLKLTETIKPRVVTGENIGQTYQFVATGNAPLGFVALSQVMVDGKVSKGSYWIVPESMHEPIRQDAVLLNKGEANDTAKELLKYLRSDEARAVIKTYGYGF from the coding sequence ATGACAAGCCAACGCACCCGCACCACCCTTTCCCTGAAGCTGATCGCACAGGCCGCACTCGCACTGGCGCTGCTGCCTGCGGCGCACGCCGGCGAGGTGGCCGTGGCCGTGGCAGCCAACTTCACGGCCCCCATGCAGAAGCTGGGGGCGATGTTCGAGAAGCAGACCGGCAACAAGGTGGTGATCTCCTCCGGTGCAACCGGCAAGTTCTATGCACAGATCGTCAACGGCGCTCCCTACGACGTGCTGCTGGCTGCCGACGACACCACGCCCGAAAAGCTGGAGAAGGAAGGCAAGGCCGTCAAGGGAACCCGCTATACCTACGCCATCGGCCAACTGGTGCTCTGGAGCCCGCGTGACAACTACGTCGACAGCGAGGGCAAGGTGCTGAACACGCAGTTCGACCACATCGCGATCGCCAACCCCAAGCTGGCCCCCTATGGCGCGGCCGCCATGGAGGCACTCGACAGGCTCAAGCTCACTGAGACGATCAAGCCCCGCGTCGTGACCGGCGAAAACATCGGCCAGACCTACCAATTTGTCGCCACCGGCAACGCACCGCTCGGCTTCGTCGCACTGTCGCAGGTGATGGTGGACGGCAAGGTCAGCAAGGGCTCGTACTGGATCGTTCCGGAGAGCATGCACGAGCCCATCCGCCAGGACGCCGTGCTGCTGAACAAGGGCGAGGCCAACGACACGGCGAAGGAACTGCTCAAGTACCTGCGCAGCGACGAGGCACGCGCGGTCATCAAGACCTACGGCTACGGCTTCTGA
- a CDS encoding TRAP transporter large permease, with protein MEFITTNYAPIMFAGLIVFLLLGFPVAFSLGAAGLAFGFLGIELGVFPSSVMAWLPQRLIGIMANDTLLAVPFFTLMGLIMERSGMAEDLLDTVGQVFGPLRGGLALAVIFVGALLAATTGVVAASVISMGLISLPIMLRYGYDRPLSAGVIAASGTLAQIIPPSLVLILMADQLGRSVGDMYKGAFIPGFMLMGLYVLWVVILAIFKPHTVPALPPEARIYREENGNAGYTSLAVVMAVSTAVAILLAGHMADLHTWWQGKEVLDVPTDEKVVTAMCGGTFIAFVIASVNKLLKLGLLSKLAERVTFVLIPPLLLIFLVLGTIFLGIATPTEGGAMGAMAALIMGFVRKRLDMSLLKQALASTTKLASFVMFIMIGATTFSLVFQAADGPKWVEHLLTGLPGGQVGFLIVVNVMIFFLAFFLDYFELSFIVVPLLGPVADKMGIDLIWFGVLLAVNMQTSFMHPPFGFALFFLRSVAPDKQYVDRVTGKVIQPVTTMQIYKGAVPFVLIQLIMVGTLIAFPGIVTGALDKAEKVDMNAVGTEMLQQLEGSEGYGSGSDGDTYGNDEPTAAEQPDGAASAEEPAAPAEGGYGSDDPMKALQESAGAASEAK; from the coding sequence ATGGAATTCATTACCACCAACTACGCCCCGATCATGTTCGCGGGCCTGATCGTGTTCCTGCTGCTGGGCTTCCCGGTGGCATTCAGCCTGGGTGCTGCAGGGCTGGCCTTCGGTTTCCTCGGCATCGAACTCGGCGTGTTCCCTTCGTCCGTGATGGCCTGGCTGCCCCAGCGCCTCATCGGCATCATGGCCAACGATACCCTGCTCGCGGTTCCGTTCTTCACCCTCATGGGGCTGATCATGGAGCGCAGCGGCATGGCCGAGGACCTGCTCGACACCGTCGGCCAGGTGTTCGGCCCGCTGCGCGGCGGCCTGGCCCTGGCCGTGATCTTCGTGGGCGCCCTGCTGGCTGCCACGACGGGTGTGGTGGCCGCATCGGTCATCTCGATGGGCCTGATCTCGCTGCCCATCATGCTGCGCTATGGTTATGACCGTCCGCTGTCCGCCGGCGTGATTGCCGCATCGGGCACGCTGGCCCAGATCATCCCGCCCTCGCTCGTTCTGATCCTGATGGCCGACCAACTCGGCCGCAGCGTGGGCGACATGTACAAGGGCGCATTCATTCCCGGCTTCATGCTGATGGGCCTGTATGTCCTGTGGGTGGTGATCCTCGCGATCTTCAAGCCGCACACCGTGCCCGCACTGCCGCCCGAGGCGCGCATCTACCGCGAGGAAAACGGCAACGCCGGCTACACCTCGCTGGCCGTGGTCATGGCGGTCTCCACCGCCGTCGCGATCCTGCTGGCAGGCCACATGGCCGACCTGCACACCTGGTGGCAGGGCAAGGAAGTGCTGGACGTGCCCACCGATGAAAAGGTGGTCACGGCCATGTGCGGCGGCACGTTCATCGCATTCGTGATCGCCAGCGTGAACAAGCTGCTCAAGCTGGGGCTGCTCTCCAAGCTGGCCGAACGCGTGACCTTCGTGCTGATTCCGCCGCTGCTGCTGATCTTCCTGGTGCTGGGCACGATCTTCCTGGGCATCGCCACGCCGACCGAAGGCGGTGCGATGGGCGCGATGGCCGCGCTGATCATGGGCTTCGTGCGCAAGCGCCTGGACATGTCCCTGCTCAAGCAGGCCCTGGCATCGACCACCAAGCTCGCGAGCTTCGTCATGTTCATCATGATCGGCGCGACCACCTTCAGCCTGGTGTTCCAGGCCGCGGATGGTCCGAAGTGGGTCGAGCACCTGCTGACCGGCCTGCCCGGCGGACAGGTGGGCTTCCTGATCGTCGTGAACGTGATGATCTTCTTCCTGGCGTTCTTCCTGGATTACTTCGAACTCTCGTTCATCGTCGTTCCGCTGCTCGGCCCCGTGGCCGACAAGATGGGCATCGACCTGATCTGGTTCGGCGTGCTGCTGGCCGTGAACATGCAGACCTCGTTCATGCATCCGCCATTCGGCTTCGCGCTGTTCTTCCTGCGCTCCGTCGCACCGGACAAGCAGTACGTGGACCGCGTGACCGGCAAGGTCATCCAGCCCGTGACGACCATGCAGATCTACAAGGGTGCCGTCCCGTTCGTGCTGATCCAATTGATCATGGTGGGCACGCTGATCGCGTTCCCGGGCATCGTCACCGGTGCGCTCGACAAGGCCGAGAAGGTGGACATGAACGCCGTGGGAACCGAGATGCTGCAGCAGCTGGAAGGAAGCGAAGGCTACGGCAGCGGCTCCGACGGAGATACCTACGGCAATGACGAGCCCACAGCAGCCGAGCAACCCGACGGCGCGGCCTCGGCAGAAGAACCTGCCGCCCCGGCCGAGGGAGGCTACGGCTCGGACGATCCGATGAAGGCGCTGCAGGAATCCGCAGGCGCCGCGAGCGAGGCGAAGTAA
- the modB gene encoding molybdate ABC transporter permease subunit, which produces MHFTAEDWQAVLLTLKLAGLTTILLLVLCTPVAWWLAHTSSRWRAPISAVVALPLVLPPTVIGFYLLILLGPQGFVGQLMQSMGLKLLPFTFNGLLIGSLIYSMPFAVQPLQRAFESLGRRPMEVAATLGAAPLDRFFSVAAPMARNGFLTAGVLTFAHTVGEFGVVLMLGGNIPGQTRVVSVQIYDHVEALEYTQAHWLAAGMVVFSFLVLLAIHLLQRPQSRS; this is translated from the coding sequence ATGCATTTCACCGCCGAAGACTGGCAAGCCGTCCTGCTCACGCTGAAGCTTGCCGGGCTCACGACGATCCTTCTTCTGGTGCTCTGCACGCCCGTTGCATGGTGGCTGGCCCACACGTCCTCGCGCTGGCGGGCCCCGATCTCCGCCGTGGTGGCGCTGCCGCTGGTGCTGCCGCCCACGGTGATCGGCTTCTACCTGCTGATCCTGCTGGGCCCGCAGGGATTCGTCGGGCAGCTCATGCAATCCATGGGGCTGAAGCTGCTGCCCTTCACCTTCAACGGCCTGCTGATCGGCTCCCTGATCTATTCGATGCCCTTTGCCGTGCAGCCGCTGCAGCGTGCGTTCGAGTCGCTCGGCAGGCGCCCGATGGAAGTGGCCGCCACCCTGGGCGCCGCGCCGCTGGACCGGTTCTTCTCCGTCGCCGCCCCCATGGCCCGCAACGGCTTTCTCACGGCGGGCGTGCTGACATTCGCGCACACGGTAGGAGAGTTCGGCGTGGTGCTGATGCTTGGCGGAAACATCCCCGGCCAGACGCGCGTGGTCTCGGTGCAGATCTACGACCACGTCGAGGCACTCGAATACACGCAGGCCCACTGGCTGGCCGCGGGCATGGTGGTGTTCTCGTTCCTCGTGTTGCTGGCCATCCACCTGCTGCAGCGTCCGCAGTCCCGCTCATGA